DNA from Pseudomonas putida:
GGATGCGGTCGACCGCGCGATGGACAGTGCGGATATTGCGGTCATCCACCGCCTGACAGAACTGCTGGACATCGAACGGGACGCCCGAAGAGAGGCAGAGGCTAAAGCTGATCAGCTCGCCAAGGAGCGAAACGAACTGGTGATGACCGTGGGGCGGCTGCAAGGCAAGGTCATGGCCCTGACCAACCAGTCTGGTCGCAGCCCTCATCCCTGAGGGTGGCCCAAGCAAAAAAAAGCCCGCCAGATTGGCGGGCACAAGGGCGTAGGGAGCAACGCACAACAAATTCGGGTCAGGCGACCAGGGTGCCGGGTTGCAACTGCTCAACCAGGGCCTGGGCCGAGGCAAGCGTCGGCATCGGGCCGCTCACGGCCTCACCGTTACGCACCAGGTACCAGCATGCCAACAGGCCCTGTTCACGCAGTGAAACGGGGACGGCGCTACCGACAACGGACATGATCTGAATAGTGGCCATGAGGACCTCCTGTGAAACATGGCTCTACCATACGCAGCAGCCGGAACGCTTTGAAATCAACTTCCTCGATAGTGGTCATTAGTTCTATCAACCGTTACCAGCGTGGCGGGCCGTAGTACACCGGTGGCGGGCCGTAATAAGGGCGGTAGCCTGGGGGCGGTGGCGCGGGTGCGTAGTACGGCTGGTAGTACACCGGCTGTGGTGGCGGTTGCACGTACACCGGGGGAGGCGCGTAATAGACTGGCTGGCGTTCGACGTACACGGTGCGGTCACGCCCGCCATAAACCGTCGCCCCAACCACGGCACCGACCACGGCAGCACCTAGCAGGGGGCCTGGCCCATACCAACCACCGCCGCCATGGCCATAACCGCCGTGGGCTGCAGCAGGCCCGCTGATGGCCAAGGCACCGACCAGCAGGGCGATTCCGGGAATGTGACGGTTCATAAAACAACCTCGCAGGAAAACCCCACGCTTGGGGCCTTATTACTATGACTCCAGTCTCCGTCAGCTGAGCACAGGGGAACGGTAAAGGTTGTGTAAGGGACGACCAGTGGTTGCCTCTGTTACGCTGAACAAACGTTTCAGTTATGACTATGGAGCAGGTTATGTCGACAACTCCCAGCAGAGATACCGTGCTGTGCATTTCCTTGGCCGGCCGCCCTGGTACCTTCGGCGTGCGCTTTCACAACCACCTCTACCAGCAGCTGGGTTTGGACTTTTACTACAAGGCCATGCGCACCGATGACCTGCCGGCGGCGGTGGCGGGTATCCGCGCGCTGGGTATTCGCGGCTGTGGGGTGTCGATGCCATACAAGGAGGCCTGCATGGCCTTGGTCGATGAAATCGACCCGTCAGCGCAAGCCATTGAATCGGTCAATACCCTGGTCAACAGCAATGGCCACTTGAAGGCTTACAACACCGATTACCTGGCTGTGCGTCAGTTGCTGGCGCAGCACCAGGTCGACCCAGGCACCGCGTTTGCCCTGCGTGGCAGTGGGGGGATGGCCAAGGCCGTGGCCAGTGCCCTGCGCGATGCCGGGTTTGCCGAAGGCATCATCGTTGCGCGCAACGAGCAGGCCGGGCGGCAGCTGGCGGATGTGTGCGGTTACCGCTGGTTGCCACAGCTGGGCGACATCTGCCCGCCAATGCTGGTGAACGTGACACCGATCGGTATGGCGGGCGGGCCAGAGGCAGATGTGCTGGCGTTTTCCGAGCAGGCCATTGCGGCAGCGGAGCGGGTATTCGATGTGGTAGCGATGCCGGCGCAAACGCCGCTGATCCGCCAGGCCCAAGCGTTGGGCAAGCCGGTGATCACTGGGCTGGAGGTCATTGCGCTGCAGGCGCTGGAGCAGTTTGTGCTGTACACCGGGGTAAGGCCGACGCGGGCGCAGGTAGACGCTGCGGTGGCGTACGCCCGGGATATCTGATTATTGCTGTACTGGCCCTTTCGCAGCTTTAGCCGCGAAAGGGCCAGTACAGGATAAGACAGGGTCAGAACACCTTGTGCCCGTCATCCAACTGATGGTCGACCAACGCCCGGCCATGGGCCAGCGACACATGCTGAGCATTTTCAAGGTCGGAGAAAAACTGCATCGGCATCGACAGACGCTTGCTGGTGTGCCCGTCGGGTGTGGTGATCAGGCAGCCGGCGGCATAGGGCAGGGGGGAGTCAGGATGGGGCATCACGCTGGCGGTGATGGTGTGCTCGCGGTATTCACAGTGAAGAGATTGCATCGTCCTTACCTCGCTGTGGCATGTGAAGCGGTTACCTTCATATACCACAGCAAGGGGCCGGGAGTTCCCGGCCCGACGAGCGAGCCGCGACGAACGCTTACCCTTTGAGTTCGGTTGGCTGGATCACTTCGACCCAGTAACCGTCCGGGTCCTTGACGAACGCCAGGTGGTTCATACGCCCATCCTGCAGGCGTTTCTGGAACGGTACATCCAGTGCTTCGAAGCGCGCGCAAGCGGCGCGTACGTCGGGCACCGAAATGCAGATGTGGCCAAAACCGCGCGGGTCGGTGTTGCCGTTGTGGTAGGCAAACTCGGCATCGTTTTCGGTGCCGTGGTTGTGGGTCAGCTCCAGCACGCCAGGGATCGACTTCATCCATTGGTGGCGTGCGGTGTCATCGGCGGGAATCTGCGCCGGATCGACCAAGGCCAGGAAGTAAAGGCTGAACGCGGCTTCTGGGAAATCACGCTTGTCGACCAGGCGGAAGCCCAGGACGCGGGTGTAGAAGTCCAGCGACTTCTCGATGTCCTTGACCCGCAGCATGGTGTGGTTGAAGACGAACTGGGCGGTGGCGGCGTCAGGTTGCGCGGTGACGCCAGGCAGGGTTTGCAGATCGTGCAGGCTCATGGGAACTCCTGAGACGGGGCCGGGCGCAGGGCGCCGGCAAAACAGACAGGCTGGCCATGATACGGCAGTGCGCCGATTGCGCAAATGAAAGCGCCCTGCACAAGGCAGGGCGCTGGAATTAGAGGCCCGCATGTGCGGGCGCGTGATGGGGTCGCTAGTCCTTTAGCTGTCTCGATACTGAGCCAGCCTTTGTGAAAAAAGTGTGAAGCAGGTGTGGACGTTTCATCAGCGTACCCAGCTTTCCACGGTGGCGGCCCCGTACTGTTCTTTCCAGGCCTTGAGGCCGCGGTGGTTGCCGCCTTTGGTCTCGATTCGCTCGCCGGTGTGTGGGTTCTGGTACACCTTTACCACGCGCGGGCGGCGTTGTTGCTTGGGCGCTGCGCTGGAAGCGCGGGCTACTGCCTTGGGGTCGAGGATGGCGATGATATCGCGCAGGCTCTTGTCATAGCTTTTCATCAGGCCGACTAGTTTCTGCTCGAATTCGATTTCGCGTTTGAGGCCGGCATCCTTTTTCAACGCTTCCAGTTGCGCCATCTGTTCCTGGAGCGCTTTTTCGGCAGCACGAAACTCTGCAAGTCTGGACACTGTAATCACTCCTGTACGTCAGTCGTGGCAGGGCGTGACGAACATTGAATAAGCGTAAAACGCCGGCCACGCGGGTGGGATTTGCTGTTCGCTGATATCGAGTGTAGTCATTCATGGGTACTGGGTAAACCGCTAACTTTTTATAAGTAATACGGGAACTTTCCTAGTTTTGCGTGCGCTATTTCACGGCTTTTTTCCGGCTGCCCCTCAAGGTGCTTAGACCATGGTCCAATGGCCCGTTCCAGAGCCTTTGCGCGATCATTTCAGATGATGGTCGGCTATTGTTCGGCTCCCGCAGTACCGTGGCCAACGCGCGCCACAGGTTGTTAACTTGTCTTCATTCTGGATGTTCTCTCGCATGTTTGCCCCTTTCCCTCACGCCCCTGGGCGTCGTGTTGCCGGCCTGTTCCTGTTGTGTGCCGGCGTCAACGCCCAGGCCGCCGGTTTTCTTGAAGACAGTAGTGCCAAGGTCGAAGCACGCAATGTCTATTTCAACCGGGATTTCCGGGACGGCCACAGCAGTTCCAGCCAGGGCGCGTCCAAGCGCGAAGAATGGGCACAAGGCTTCATCCTCAATGTGCAGTCGGGTTATACGCAAGGGCCGGTAGGCTTTGGTGTTGATGCGCTGGGCATGTTCGGCTTCAAACTGGATTCCAGCCCTGCCGACAGTAACAGTGGTTTGCTGCCGTCTTCCGGGCATGATCCGCGCGGCTCTGCCGACCAGTACGCGAAGATGGGCCTGGCGGCCAAGGTCAAGGTTTCCAACACCGTGCTCAAGTACGGTTCGATGATGCCGGATGTGCCGTTGCTCAAGTACAACGATGGCCGCCTGCTGCCGACCATGTTCCACGGCGCCATGCTCACCTCCGAAGAATTGCGCAACCTGAAGTTCACCGTGGCGCGGCTGGACAAATATACCGCTCGGGACTCTACCGACCGCCAGGACATTCGCGTGCACTGCAAGAACAAGCGCTATGCCTGCGATACCGAAGCCGACCACTTCGACCTGGCCGGTGTCGATTACCGTTTCAACGAGCGGATCAGCGCCCAGTACCAGGTCGCCAAGCTGGAAAACATCTATCGCCAGCACTTCCTCGGCCTGGTGGCCAGCCAGCCGCTGGCAGTGGGTAGCCTGTCTGCCGACCTGCGCCTGATCAAGAGCGATGACATCGGCAATGCCCGTGCCGGCGCAATCGACCACCGCGCGTTCAGCGGCATGCTTGGCTACAGCCTGGGTGGCCACAAGGTGAGTGCCGGCTGGCAGCGCATGTATGGCGACAGCGCCATGCCGTATCTGGATGGCAGCAACCCATACCTGGTCAACTATGCCCAGGTCAACGACTTCGCCGCCGCCCAGGAGCGTTCCTGGCAAGTGCGCTATGACTACGACTTCAAGGCACTGGGGGTGCCTGGCCTGACCTTCTTCACCCGTTATATCAATGGCGACTCCATCAAGGTGCCGGGCAGCAGTGCCGAAGGTAAGGAATGGGAACGCGACACTGAGTTCAAGTACCAAGTGCAAAGTGGCACTTTCAAGGATGTCAGCGTGCGCCTGCGTAATTCCACTTACCGCAGCAACTATGAAAAGTGGGCACGTGACATGGATGAAACACGGGTCATTGTCAGCTACAACTTCTCGATCTTCTAAGCCGTCGCTTTGCCAAATACCGGTGGCCGCCTGACAATGGCTGCTGGTTCCCGCAAAGGGCAGGGCAATGAAAGACCTGTTGTTGATCGGCATCGGCGCGGGTGACCCGCGCCAGGTCACTTATGAGGCAGTCGACGCGCTGCGTAGCGCTTGCGTGTTCTTCGTGCTCGACAAGGGCCGCGACAAGGATGACCTGGTGCAACTGCGCAAGGCAATTCTGCAACGCTACCGTCCCGAGGGTGGTTACCGCCTGGTGCAGGTGGCCGACCCTGTGCGCGATGGTCAGGCGGATGACTACCAGGGCGCGGTGCAGGACTGGCACCGGCAGCGCGCTGTGCTGTATGCCCAACTGATCGAGCAGGAAATTGGCGACGGGGAGACCGGCGCCTTTTTGCTGTGGGGCGAGCCGACCCTGTATGACAGCACCCTGCGTATTCTCGACCTGGTCCGCGAGCGCGGCGTGGCGCTGCGCCTGCAGGTAGTCCCTGGCATCAGCAGCGTTCAGGCTCTGGCAGCGCGCCACCAAGTGCCGCTCAACCGCATTGGTGAGCCGCTGACCGTGCTGCCGGGGCGGCGACTGCGCGGGCATGGGCCTATCGACAATGTTGTGGTGATGCTCGACGGGCAAAGCGCGTTCGCCCTGCTCGATGACCCGGCGTTGATGATCTATTGGGGCGCGTACCTGGGGACGGAGGACGAGGTACTGATTGCCGGGCCATTGCAGGCAGTGAAGGCGCAAATACTGCAAGTGCGTGAGCGGGAGCGGCTGCGCAAGGGGTGGATCATGGACACCTACCTCTTGCGCAGGGCGCTGTAGTTGGCGATACCCCTATCAAGGGTTACCCAGAATAGCCACCACCTTGTCCCGCAACTGGTCGATGCTGAACGGCTTGCCGATCAGGTGCATGCCTTCGGGCACATTGAAGCTGTCGGCATAGCCACTGGCGAACAGCACGGGCAACAGCGGCCGCAGTTCGCGTGCTTTCCCCGCCAGTAACTCGCCTCGCATGTCCGGCAAGCCCACATCGGTCATCATCAGTGCCAGCGCCTGGTTCGGGTCTTCGAGTACCCGCAGGGCGGCCGCGGCGTCTTCTGCCTCGATGACGTTGTAGCCCAGTTCGTCGAGCACTTCGACCATCAGCATACGGACGATGTCGTCGTCTTCGACTACCAGAAGGTGCATGGTTCGGATCCTGTACAAATGAGTGTCTTTAATCTGTGCACCGCGCGGCATCAGAAGTTCCCGAGGATACCGATCCATGCAAATAGATGGAACGATTCCCGAACGCAACCTTCAAATACTGGCTAAATGCCCTGCCAGACCCGTCAAAGCTGGTTAGACTCGCTTATCAGGACGGCGCAGTGGCAGATAACAACAATGACTGATCGGCCACTCTTTTCAATGGACTTTTCTTGCTCGGGCGTTTTCTCATGATTCAATCAGCCTCGATGGACCAGCGCAGCTTTCGCAAGCTGTTGAGCCGCAACATCGGCCTCCCTCTGGGGGTGGGCCTGCTGGGGGCCGTGGCCTTCGTCGCGGTGATCAACTACCTGCTCTCGGCCATGCAGTGGGTCGAGCACACTGACCGGGTGATCGGCAATGCCAACGAAACGGTCAAGCTGTCGATCGACATGGAAACCGGCATGCGCGGTTTCCTGATCACGGGTGACGAGCGTTTCCTTGACCCCTACGAGGTGGCCAAGCCGCGCATTCTCGGCAGCCTGCAAAGCCTGCGCGGCATGGTCGAAGACAACCCGCAGCAGGTCGACCGTATCGACCGGCTGATCGCCTTGCAGCAAGCCTGGAACACCTTCGGCAGCGAGATGATTGCCCTGCGCCGCACCCAAGGCGACTATCAGGCATCGATCGGCAATGGCCGCGGCAAGCGCCTTACCGACGAGATCCGCAAGGAGTTCGACGGCCTGATCGGCACTGAACAGCAATTGCGCATGGCCCGTAACGAAAAGGTCAGCAGCGTTACCGTCACGGCCATTTCGGTGTTCGTGCTGTTCATCGTCGGCCTGAGTGCCTTGCTCGCCTACCTGGGCCGGCGCGACCTGCTGGCGCTGTCTGGCAGCTACGAAGAAAACGCCAAGGCCCAGCAGCGTGCGGCCGAGCGCCTGGAGCACCAGGCCTGGCTGCGCAACGGGCAGACCCAGCTGGCCGAACAGGTACTGGGCCAACTGACCCTGCCGATGCTGGGTGACAACATCCTGCGCTTTTTTGCCGCTTACATGGGCAGTGTGGTGGGGGCGGTGTATGTGCGTGATGAGCATGGCCGCCTGGTACGGGTGGCTACCTATGGCCTGGATGCTGAAGAGCAGGCTCGGGAGCAGGTAAAGGGCGATCATGATGGCCTGTTGGCACAAGCGGTGCGCGAAGGTCGCCTGCTGTGCCTTGAAGACCTGCCCGAAGACTACTATCGCCTGAGTTCCGGCCTCGGCAGCGGCCTGCCACGTAATGCCTTGCTGATGCCTGCGATCGACGATGGTGGGATCAACGGCGTGGTCGAACTGGGCTTCCTGCGGCCTTTGCAGGCGCGCGACAACGAGCTGATGGAGCGACTGGGCGGCAACCTGGGTATTTCCATCGAAAGCGCCCGCTACCGTCAGCGTTTGCAGGAAGTGCTGGCCGAGACCCAGCAGTTGAACGAAGAGCTGCAAGTGCAGCAGGAAGAACTGAAAACCGCTAACGAAGAGCTGGAAGAGCAATCGCGCGTGCTCAAGGAGTCCCAGGCCCACCTGGAAACCCAGCAGGCGGAACTGGAGCAGACCAACGAGCAGTTGTCCGAGCGTACCGAGGCGCTGGACCGCAAGAATGACGAACTGGTCCAGGCCCAGGAAGAACTGCAGGCACGTGCCGACGAGTTGCAGCGCTCTAGCAAGTACAAGTCCGAATTCCTCGCCAACATGTCCCACGAACTGCGCACGCCGCTGAACAGCTCGCTGATCCTGGCCAAGCTGCTGGCGGAGAACGCCGAAGGCAACCTCAGCGACGAGCAGGTGAAGTTTGCCGAGTCGATCTACTCGGCTGGTAACGACCTGCTCAACTTGATCAACGATATT
Protein-coding regions in this window:
- a CDS encoding histone-like nucleoid-structuring protein, MvaT/MvaU family, with the translated sequence MSRLAEFRAAEKALQEQMAQLEALKKDAGLKREIEFEQKLVGLMKSYDKSLRDIIAILDPKAVARASSAAPKQQRRPRVVKVYQNPHTGERIETKGGNHRGLKAWKEQYGAATVESWVR
- the gloA gene encoding lactoylglutathione lyase, translating into MSLHDLQTLPGVTAQPDAATAQFVFNHTMLRVKDIEKSLDFYTRVLGFRLVDKRDFPEAAFSLYFLALVDPAQIPADDTARHQWMKSIPGVLELTHNHGTENDAEFAYHNGNTDPRGFGHICISVPDVRAACARFEALDVPFQKRLQDGRMNHLAFVKDPDGYWVEVIQPTELKG
- a CDS encoding chemotaxis protein, with the translated sequence MDPTDLGPGTVTWLSGTGTVLLGAFLWLRKWLSRDAVDRAMDSADIAVIHRLTELLDIERDARREAEAKADQLAKERNELVMTVGRLQGKVMALTNQSGRSPHP
- a CDS encoding OprD family porin translates to MFAPFPHAPGRRVAGLFLLCAGVNAQAAGFLEDSSAKVEARNVYFNRDFRDGHSSSSQGASKREEWAQGFILNVQSGYTQGPVGFGVDALGMFGFKLDSSPADSNSGLLPSSGHDPRGSADQYAKMGLAAKVKVSNTVLKYGSMMPDVPLLKYNDGRLLPTMFHGAMLTSEELRNLKFTVARLDKYTARDSTDRQDIRVHCKNKRYACDTEADHFDLAGVDYRFNERISAQYQVAKLENIYRQHFLGLVASQPLAVGSLSADLRLIKSDDIGNARAGAIDHRAFSGMLGYSLGGHKVSAGWQRMYGDSAMPYLDGSNPYLVNYAQVNDFAAAQERSWQVRYDYDFKALGVPGLTFFTRYINGDSIKVPGSSAEGKEWERDTEFKYQVQSGTFKDVSVRLRNSTYRSNYEKWARDMDETRVIVSYNFSIF
- the cobF gene encoding precorrin-6A synthase (deacetylating); amino-acid sequence: MKDLLLIGIGAGDPRQVTYEAVDALRSACVFFVLDKGRDKDDLVQLRKAILQRYRPEGGYRLVQVADPVRDGQADDYQGAVQDWHRQRAVLYAQLIEQEIGDGETGAFLLWGEPTLYDSTLRILDLVRERGVALRLQVVPGISSVQALAARHQVPLNRIGEPLTVLPGRRLRGHGPIDNVVVMLDGQSAFALLDDPALMIYWGAYLGTEDEVLIAGPLQAVKAQILQVRERERLRKGWIMDTYLLRRAL
- a CDS encoding response regulator, whose amino-acid sequence is MHLLVVEDDDIVRMLMVEVLDELGYNVIEAEDAAAALRVLEDPNQALALMMTDVGLPDMRGELLAGKARELRPLLPVLFASGYADSFNVPEGMHLIGKPFSIDQLRDKVVAILGNP
- a CDS encoding shikimate 5-dehydrogenase; the protein is MSTTPSRDTVLCISLAGRPGTFGVRFHNHLYQQLGLDFYYKAMRTDDLPAAVAGIRALGIRGCGVSMPYKEACMALVDEIDPSAQAIESVNTLVNSNGHLKAYNTDYLAVRQLLAQHQVDPGTAFALRGSGGMAKAVASALRDAGFAEGIIVARNEQAGRQLADVCGYRWLPQLGDICPPMLVNVTPIGMAGGPEADVLAFSEQAIAAAERVFDVVAMPAQTPLIRQAQALGKPVITGLEVIALQALEQFVLYTGVRPTRAQVDAAVAYARDI